The Ovis aries strain OAR_USU_Benz2616 breed Rambouillet chromosome 6, ARS-UI_Ramb_v3.0, whole genome shotgun sequence genome includes a window with the following:
- the HPGDS gene encoding hematopoietic prostaglandin D synthase encodes MPNYKLIYFNMRGRAEIIRYIFAYLDIKYEDHRIDQADWPEIKSTLPFGKIPILEVDGLNLHQSLAIARYLTRNTDLAGKTELEQCQVDAIVDTLDDFMSRFPWAEKRQDIKNQIFKELLTCDAPPLLQSLDTYLGENEWFIGDSVTWADFYWEICSTTLLVFKPDLLDIHPRLVTLRKKVQSIPAIADWILRRPQTKL; translated from the exons ATGCCAAACTacaaactcatttattttaatatgaggGGGAGAGCAGAAATTATTCGTTATATATTTGCCTATTTGGACATAAAATATGAAGACCACAGAATAGACCAAGCTGATTGGCCTGAAATCAAGTCAA ctcTTCCATTTGGCAAAATCCCCATTTTGGAAGTTGACGGACTTAACCTTCACCAGAGTCTAGCAATAGCAAGATACTTGACCAGAAACACAG ATTTGGCTGGAAAAACAGAACTTGAACAATGTCAAGTGGATGCAATTGTGGACACACTGGATGATTTCATGTCTCGTTTTCCTTGGGCAGAGAAAAGACAAGATATAAAA aATCAGATATTTAAGGAGCTACTTACCTGTGATGCACCTCCTCTTCTGCAAAGTTTGGACACATACTTAGGGGAAAACGAGTGGTTTATTGGTGACTCT GTAACTTGGGCAGACTTCTACTGGGAAATTTGCAGTACCACACTTTTGGTCTTTAAACCTGATTTGTTGGACATCCACCCCAGGCTGGTGACATTACGGAAGAAAGTCCAAAGCATCCCTGCCATCGCTGACTGGATACTGCGAAGGCCCCAGACCAAACTCTAG